In the genome of Spirochaetia bacterium, one region contains:
- a CDS encoding elongation factor G has product MSVTSTDLRNVAIVGHNGTGKTSLMEQMLFSAKVISKPQTIESGKTTSDYTDEEISKQISIHTSLANLDWNGKCLNILDTPGYAGFIGEAICGFRSCEASLMIVDACEGAQIETIKLWRRLDNRNKPRAVFINKMDKERADYTAVLEDLRAHFKATFVPTFIPMGEGENFEGIINLIEDKAYFVGKDGIETEGPIPATYKDHEAKYRDQLIEFAAEGADDLIEKYFENNTLAPDDIRRGLREGLAANKVVPVFCGSTLKGSGIISLLNFIQHNFPSPVGHLEWITDKDGNPKDMPISEDGAPSAYVFKTTIDQFSGKLSYVKAVTGMLATDTELTNPTLGKKERIGKLYRAIGKKLIETDGLSAGDIGIIAKSNITCTNCSLLADPATQDFTFRPLSLPYPIYALAISTDDKKSEDKLNDALHRQSEEDLTFKTGYNEETKESVIMGMGDVHLQMILDKICTKQKIVVHTKLPKVAYRETITKKSGIIEYAHKKQSGGHGQYGKVVIEIAPIERGKQYEFINAIKGGSVSKGYIPGIEKGLHDKMSEGYLAGYPLVDIGITLLDGKEHPVDSSEMAFRLAAKGAMELALAKSGVVLLEPFMKLAVYIENQYLGDILSDLSSKRGRVTGQEEFGQLVQVNAEVPQSALLNYAIDLKSITSGTGSFEVEFSHYEPLKGRDADLVIQAAKDAKEAE; this is encoded by the coding sequence ATGAGCGTTACAAGTACAGACCTAAGGAATGTAGCCATCGTGGGCCACAATGGGACTGGAAAGACCTCTTTGATGGAACAAATGCTGTTCTCTGCAAAGGTAATTTCCAAGCCCCAGACAATCGAAAGCGGTAAGACAACCAGCGATTACACAGATGAAGAGATCAGCAAACAGATTTCTATCCATACCAGTCTGGCAAACCTTGACTGGAACGGGAAATGCCTCAACATCCTGGACACTCCCGGATATGCAGGGTTCATCGGTGAAGCTATCTGTGGCTTCCGTTCCTGCGAAGCTTCGCTTATGATAGTGGATGCATGCGAAGGAGCTCAGATCGAGACAATCAAGCTCTGGAGACGCCTAGACAACAGAAATAAACCACGGGCCGTGTTCATCAACAAGATGGACAAGGAACGTGCTGACTATACAGCAGTATTGGAAGACCTGAGAGCACATTTCAAGGCAACTTTCGTACCGACTTTCATTCCTATGGGTGAAGGTGAAAATTTTGAAGGGATCATCAACCTCATCGAAGACAAGGCATATTTCGTCGGTAAGGATGGAATTGAAACAGAGGGACCGATTCCTGCAACCTATAAAGATCATGAAGCAAAATACAGAGATCAGCTCATTGAATTTGCAGCTGAAGGTGCAGATGATCTCATTGAGAAGTACTTTGAAAACAACACCTTGGCTCCTGATGACATCCGAAGAGGCCTGAGGGAAGGACTTGCCGCAAACAAGGTCGTACCGGTATTCTGCGGTTCCACATTGAAAGGAAGCGGTATCATCAGCCTGCTCAATTTTATCCAGCATAATTTTCCTTCTCCCGTCGGACATCTGGAATGGATTACTGACAAGGATGGGAATCCCAAAGATATGCCTATCAGTGAGGATGGGGCACCAAGCGCTTATGTCTTCAAGACTACGATTGATCAGTTCAGTGGAAAACTGAGCTATGTGAAAGCCGTGACTGGCATGCTTGCAACTGATACAGAATTGACAAATCCGACCTTGGGCAAAAAGGAGCGGATAGGCAAGCTCTACAGGGCAATAGGGAAAAAGCTCATCGAAACCGATGGCCTTTCGGCCGGAGATATCGGTATCATTGCAAAAAGCAACATCACATGTACAAATTGTAGCCTGCTTGCTGATCCTGCAACACAGGATTTCACTTTCAGGCCTCTGTCACTTCCCTATCCGATTTACGCTCTTGCCATCAGTACCGATGACAAGAAAAGTGAAGACAAATTGAATGATGCCTTGCACAGACAGAGTGAAGAAGATCTGACCTTCAAGACAGGCTACAATGAAGAAACCAAGGAAAGTGTCATCATGGGCATGGGAGATGTCCACCTGCAGATGATATTGGACAAGATCTGTACAAAACAAAAGATTGTCGTACATACCAAGCTTCCGAAAGTCGCGTATCGGGAAACCATTACGAAAAAGAGCGGTATCATCGAGTATGCACACAAGAAGCAAAGCGGTGGACATGGCCAGTATGGTAAGGTAGTCATTGAAATTGCCCCGATCGAACGAGGCAAGCAATATGAGTTCATCAATGCCATAAAAGGCGGTTCTGTATCAAAGGGTTATATACCAGGTATCGAAAAAGGATTGCACGACAAGATGTCAGAAGGATATCTTGCAGGTTATCCATTGGTAGATATCGGCATTACGCTGCTCGATGGCAAGGAGCATCCTGTTGATTCTTCGGAAATGGCATTCAGACTAGCAGCAAAAGGAGCCATGGAGCTTGCCCTTGCAAAGTCTGGTGTGGTATTGCTGGAACCGTTCATGAAACTTGCGGTCTATATCGAAAACCAGTATCTGGGAGATATTCTTTCAGACCTTTCAAGTAAACGTGGACGGGTAACCGGTCAGGAAGAATTCGGACAACTTGTACAGGTCAATGCCGAAGTTCCCCAGTCTGCATTGCTCAACTATGCCATCGACTTGAAGAGTATTACCAGTGGTACCGGTAGCTTTGAAGTCGAATTTTCCCATTACGAGCCACTCAAGGGAAGAGATGCTGACCTAGTCATCCAAGCAGCAAAAGATGCAAAAGAAGCAGAATGA
- a CDS encoding nucleotidyl transferase AbiEii/AbiGii toxin family protein: MAIFDLPRLSVAIDLDFTENLQKDEMLAERKKATGHIAKFMESSGYAYSSKSKTITHWIRLSMNTKMPVA; the protein is encoded by the coding sequence TTGGCTATCTTTGATTTGCCACGTCTGTCTGTTGCTATTGACTTGGATTTTACAGAAAACCTGCAAAAAGACGAAATGCTTGCCGAACGGAAGAAAGCAACAGGGCATATTGCAAAATTTATGGAGTCATCTGGTTATGCTTATAGTTCGAAGTCAAAGACTATCACACACTGGATTCGTTTGTCTATGAATACCAAGATGCCGGTGGCATGA
- a CDS encoding alpha-amylase family glycosyl hydrolase produces MIRKDGAYTFDGAQVRHKSFSEAPLPFDKARCLDFYGGDLQGIIDSIPYFKELGITCLYLNPIGDSRTTHRYDCCDFFHVDPKLGGDEMFEKLVKELHKNGIRIIIDISINHTGTENLWFKKALADKNCEEASFYYFDENGKPSYWEGVPTLPQLNYGSEKLRQLIYKDKDSVLRKFLKEPYCQNGWRFDVANVVGRHGSDQFCKEIWKEVHKAVKEENSQAYMVGECWVDATAYLQGDMWDATMNYVGCSRPLRRWMGEIDRFQMEGWGTDPGSTIPYSGTDLRTALQSQLESLPTQMCFLQMNLFDSHDTPRLHTNTETMDKKLYAGIVMLTYLLPGMPSIYYGDEIQLAGDVHSVEAWRYPMEWDRSKWDMDIHHLYCVLGKLRRDWAEVLGNGSFAFLAADSKTMVFARYTTNQALILILNRGKARSFSFRTCQLNGKKTAVLMGSGSAEAVPDAILCHLEERESLLLALT; encoded by the coding sequence TTGATCCGAAAGGACGGTGCCTACACCTTTGACGGGGCACAGGTCCGGCACAAATCATTTTCTGAGGCACCGCTTCCTTTCGACAAAGCAAGATGTCTTGATTTTTATGGAGGAGACCTACAAGGGATCATCGACAGTATACCCTACTTCAAAGAGCTGGGCATTACCTGCCTGTATCTCAACCCGATCGGAGACAGCCGGACTACCCACCGATATGACTGCTGTGACTTTTTTCACGTCGATCCAAAACTCGGTGGCGATGAAATGTTTGAAAAACTGGTCAAGGAACTTCATAAGAACGGTATAAGGATCATCATAGATATTTCAATCAACCATACCGGAACAGAGAATCTCTGGTTCAAGAAAGCACTTGCAGACAAGAACTGTGAAGAGGCTTCCTTTTACTACTTTGATGAAAACGGTAAACCGTCCTATTGGGAAGGTGTTCCTACGCTTCCACAACTCAATTATGGTTCAGAAAAACTAAGACAGCTGATTTACAAAGACAAGGACAGTGTCCTCAGGAAATTCCTAAAAGAACCGTATTGCCAGAATGGCTGGAGATTTGACGTAGCCAATGTAGTCGGCAGGCATGGCAGTGATCAATTCTGCAAGGAAATATGGAAGGAAGTCCATAAGGCAGTAAAGGAAGAAAATTCCCAAGCCTACATGGTCGGTGAATGCTGGGTCGATGCTACAGCTTACCTTCAAGGTGACATGTGGGATGCAACGATGAACTATGTCGGTTGCAGCAGACCATTGAGAAGATGGATGGGAGAGATTGACCGCTTCCAGATGGAAGGTTGGGGTACCGACCCTGGCAGTACCATCCCCTATTCAGGGACAGACCTTCGGACAGCACTTCAGTCCCAGTTGGAAAGTCTGCCCACCCAAATGTGTTTTCTTCAGATGAACCTTTTCGATTCCCATGATACACCGAGACTTCATACCAATACCGAGACAATGGACAAGAAACTTTATGCAGGAATAGTCATGTTGACTTATCTGCTTCCAGGGATGCCAAGCATCTACTATGGAGATGAAATCCAACTTGCAGGAGATGTCCATAGCGTAGAAGCCTGGCGTTATCCGATGGAGTGGGACAGAAGCAAATGGGATATGGATATCCACCATCTTTATTGTGTTCTCGGAAAACTTCGCAGAGACTGGGCAGAGGTATTAGGGAACGGTTCATTTGCTTTCTTGGCTGCAGACAGCAAGACAATGGTCTTTGCCCGTTACACGACAAACCAAGCACTTATTCTTATCCTCAACAGGGGCAAGGCAAGGTCCTTTTCCTTCAGGACCTGCCAGCTGAACGGGAAAAAAACAGCTGTACTGATGGGAAGCGGCAGCGCAGAAGCAGTGCCGGATGCCATTCTTTGTCATCTGGAAGAAAGAGAAAGCCTGTTGCTTGCCCTTACTTAG
- a CDS encoding ISL3 family transposase, translating into MKYIKLPSRLVGFNNQTTEIVNTVSNKEMYLLHGTLKKDKKPCICPYCHKKMHVNNKYEVNLKHLCFGSRLSTIRFSKIRYRCPECSYTQMQEVPFQAKGHRISCELCQYTRDLLAYGFTNKEIAELTGLGKNTVKDIDLQRLKEKYTIDDKTLIKPERQARFLGIDEFKLHNGHKYAVVIIDMETGHILWLAHGKKKATVYAFIDHVGLDWMDGVEAIACDMNSDFEEAFEHRCPHIQPIFDFFHIKKNLNDKVVGEVRKDEFRRLIAEGDNKAAASLKKSRYILTSSVQTLQKKDKEAEDGKVISKGSTLFHKGEVVRKSGYVDRYEELIKQNKLLFTLDIIKEKLSDAYKMTDEAKMANEISEIMDICSNTKNKHFLWFYRLLDNHFEGIIAHATYNISAGKIEGINNKIKTARRKAFGYSDDEYFFLKLFDASRKSYVRNQVSHKILKNPQTL; encoded by the coding sequence ATGAAATATATCAAATTACCATCAAGATTGGTAGGCTTTAACAATCAAACTACGGAAATCGTAAATACAGTATCAAATAAAGAGATGTATCTTCTTCATGGGACTCTAAAAAAAGATAAAAAGCCTTGTATTTGTCCTTATTGTCATAAGAAAATGCATGTTAATAATAAATATGAAGTCAATTTAAAGCATCTTTGTTTCGGAAGCAGATTAAGTACTATTAGATTTTCTAAGATTCGATATAGATGCCCTGAATGCAGCTATACACAGATGCAGGAAGTCCCTTTCCAAGCAAAAGGGCACAGGATTAGTTGTGAGCTCTGCCAATACACTAGAGATCTATTAGCTTATGGCTTTACCAATAAAGAAATAGCAGAACTTACTGGCCTTGGAAAGAATACTGTTAAAGATATTGATTTACAACGATTGAAAGAAAAATATACTATAGATGATAAAACTCTCATCAAACCAGAAAGGCAAGCAAGGTTCCTTGGAATCGATGAATTTAAGCTACATAATGGTCATAAATATGCGGTAGTAATTATTGATATGGAAACAGGTCATATCCTCTGGTTAGCGCATGGCAAGAAGAAAGCAACTGTATATGCATTTATAGACCATGTAGGTCTTGATTGGATGGATGGAGTTGAAGCTATAGCATGCGACATGAACAGTGACTTTGAAGAAGCTTTTGAGCATCGTTGCCCTCATATACAACCTATATTCGATTTCTTTCATATTAAAAAAAATTTGAATGATAAAGTTGTAGGAGAAGTTAGAAAGGATGAATTTCGAAGGTTAATTGCAGAGGGAGATAACAAGGCTGCAGCTTCTCTTAAGAAGAGCAGATATATTCTTACATCTTCTGTGCAAACTCTTCAAAAGAAAGACAAAGAAGCAGAAGATGGGAAAGTAATATCAAAAGGCAGCACGCTCTTTCATAAAGGAGAAGTTGTTAGAAAATCTGGTTATGTTGATAGATACGAAGAATTAATTAAACAAAACAAACTTCTCTTTACTCTAGATATAATTAAAGAAAAGCTCTCAGATGCATATAAGATGACAGATGAAGCTAAAATGGCAAACGAAATATCTGAGATTATGGATATTTGTAGCAATACCAAAAATAAACATTTTCTTTGGTTTTATCGGCTTCTAGATAATCACTTTGAAGGTATAATAGCTCATGCTACATATAATATATCTGCAGGTAAGATAGAAGGAATTAACAACAAAATTAAGACGGCCAGGCGCAAGGCTTTTGGCTATTCTGATGATGAATATTTCTTTCTAAAGCTCTTTGATGCAAGTAGGAAAAGTTATGTGAGAAATCAAGTGTCACATAAAATCCTTAAAAACCCACAAACTTTATGA